From the Methanobrevibacter sp. genome, one window contains:
- a CDS encoding CBS domain-containing protein, producing the protein MLNKKVKDIMTTEIITTTSDIDVVNAFEKLMEYKISSLPVVEDGKLIGIITATDVGHNLILDKYELGTSVEEIMITSVVTISPDDTLETAIKVMKEGTSSSGILNQLPVVDGEELVGIISDGDIIQEIF; encoded by the coding sequence ATGTTGAACAAGAAAGTTAAAGACATCATGACTACTGAAATAATAACAACTACTTCAGACATTGATGTTGTAAATGCATTTGAAAAATTAATGGAATATAAAATTAGTTCTCTTCCAGTTGTTGAGGACGGAAAATTGATTGGAATTATAACTGCAACTGATGTTGGACATAATTTGATTCTAGATAAGTATGAATTAGGCACTAGTGTTGAAGAAATTATGATTACTTCAGTTGTCACTATTTCTCCTGATGACACTCTTGAAACTGCTATTAAAGTTATGAAAGAGGGTACTTCATCTTCAGGTATTCTAAATCAACTTCCTGTTGTTGATGGGGAAGAATTAGTTGGAATTATTTCTGATGGAGATATTATTCAGGAAATATTTTAA